Genomic DNA from Streptomyces sp. NBC_01571:
AGATCTCGCCCGAGTCCTCCACCACCAGGTACTCGGTCGCGGGGGTCGCGCGCAGGACGTCGAGGAGGGGCTCGCCCGCGAGCTCGGCGGAGACGCGCATGCCGTCGGTGATGTCCTGGGCGAGGCCGCTGACGGCGACCCAGGGGCGGCGGTGTTCCGGTACGCCGACGATGGCCGCCTCGCGCACCAGGGAGACGGGCTCGCCGTTGGCGTCGACGACGACCAGGGCGCGGGCGCCCGCGGCGTTGGCGCGGCGCAGCGCCTCGGAGAGGGGGGTGCTGGTCTCGACCGGGACCGCTCGCCGGGTGAGCGAGCGGGCCCGCAGTTCGGGCAGGTGTTCGCGCAGCCGGGCCATGCGGAGGCTGTTGCCGGCGCCGGTCCAGATGATGGCGGCGAGGATGGCGGCCAGCAGGGCGTCGGTGACCGTGTCCATGCCGCCGATGTTGTCCTGGGTCTCGCCGAGCGCTCCGGACTGGGTGAGCAGGGGCAGCCCGATCAGGACGGAGACGGCGAGCGCGCGGCCGACCCAGGCCGCCGCGATCGTGCCGCTCATCGGCCTGCCGGTGATCTTCCAGACGACGGCGCGGAGCATCCGGCCGCCGTCCAGGGGCAGACCGGGGAGCAGATTGAAGGCGGCCACGATCAGGTTGGAGACCATCAGGCCGGCCAGCAGGACACCGGGGACCGTGCCGGGCTCGACGGCAAGCATGGCGAGGTAGAAGAGGCCGGAGAGGACCAGCGAGAGCAGCGGTCCGACGAAGGCCAGCACGAACTCGCGGCCCGGGGTCTCGGCCTCCTTCTCGATCTCGGACACCCCGCCGAAGAACTGCAGCTGGATCCGGCGGACCGGCAGCTTGAAGCGCAGGGCGGCGACCGTGTGGGCCAGCTCGTGGACCAGGACGGAGGCGTAGAAGGCGACCGCGAAGAAGAGGGAGACGAGGTAGCGCAGGGCGCCGAGTTCGGGCAGCACACGGTCGAGCTGGCCACCGAAGACCCAGGTGATCAGCGCGGCCACGAGGAACCAGCTGGGCGCCACGTACACCGGTACGCCGAACGGACGCCCCATCAGCAGCCCGCCACCGGGTTCCCGGCCGCGGCGCGGGGGCTTCGGCCTGCCACCGCCACCGCCGTCCGTACCGGTTCCGGTTCCGGACTGGGCGAGGGTGCGGTGGTGTGCGGTGTCCGTGCCGGTGGGCCGGTCGGGTTCGTGGGGCGCCGGGGGCGGGGACACGGCTCCGGGGCCTGCCTCGCCCGAGGCGCCGTCGCGCGTTCCCGGGCCGGGTGCGGGGGCGGCGGGCGGCGTGGTCCCGTCCGACGTGTCACCGTCCGTGCCGGGTCCGTTGTCGGAGGTGCCGTGCTGCTCGGGTCGGCTCGTGGGCTCCGGGTGGGCGCGGGTCGCGTCGGAGGCGGGGGCGTTCGGGTCGGCGGGCGGCTGCCCCGTGGGGCGCTCGTGCCGGTCCGCTCCGGGTCGCGTGGCGTCCGCGGCCGGGCCGGCGGGGGCCTGGGACCCCTCGTGGCGCTCGGTCGCTTCGTCGGTGCCGGATCGCGGCTGCCCGCTTCCGCCGCTCTCGTCCACGATGTCCCCTCGTTCGAAGCGTCTCCCGCTCCCGATCGTGCGAAGCAGGGTCTGTGGTCGATGGTATGCGTCGGTCGCGACACGTTCCGCCCCGGCACCCCCTCTGTTTTCCGTGCCGTCGCACCAGCCCCATGCGTGCACTCACTGTCAGTGGCGGGCCGTAAGGTCTTGGGACATGGAGACCAGCACCGAGGGCGCCGTCCCGCCCGAGCCGACCGCGGCTGTCACGGCCGTGCCGCCGGCGTCCCTGTCGCCCTCGCGCGCCAGCGATTTCATGCAGTGCCCGCTGCTCTACCGGTTCCGGGTGATCGACAAGCTCCCCGAGAAGCCGAGCGAGGCGGCCACCCGCGGCACGCTGGTGCACGCGGTGCTGGAGCGGCTCTTCGACTCCCCGGCGACGGAGCGGACGGCTCCGCGTGCCAAGTCCCTCATCCCCGGCCAGTGGGACCGGCTGCGCGAGACACGGCCCGAGGTCGTGGAGCTGTTCGCCGACGACCCCGAGGGCGAGCGGCTGGCGCGGTGGCTCGGCGAGGCGGAGCAGCTGGTGGAGCGCTGGTTCAGCCTGGAGGACCCGACCCGGCTCGAACCCGCCGAGCGAGAGCTGTTCATCGAGGCCCGGCTCGACTCCGGGCTGAAGCTGCGCGGCATCATCGACCGCGTCGACGTGGCGCCCACGGGCGAGGTCAGGATCGTCGACTACAAGACGGGCAAGGCGCCCCGGCCCGAGTACGCCGAGGGCGCGCTGTTCCAGATGAAGTTCTACGCCCTGGTGGTGTGGCGGCTGAAGCAGGTGGTCCCGCGCCGCCTCCAGCTCGTCTATCTCGGCAGCGGCGACGTGCTGACGTACGACCCGGCGATCGAGGACCTGGAGCGGGTCG
This window encodes:
- a CDS encoding site-2 protease family protein, which encodes MDESGGSGQPRSGTDEATERHEGSQAPAGPAADATRPGADRHERPTGQPPADPNAPASDATRAHPEPTSRPEQHGTSDNGPGTDGDTSDGTTPPAAPAPGPGTRDGASGEAGPGAVSPPPAPHEPDRPTGTDTAHHRTLAQSGTGTGTDGGGGGRPKPPRRGREPGGGLLMGRPFGVPVYVAPSWFLVAALITWVFGGQLDRVLPELGALRYLVSLFFAVAFYASVLVHELAHTVAALRFKLPVRRIQLQFFGGVSEIEKEAETPGREFVLAFVGPLLSLVLSGLFYLAMLAVEPGTVPGVLLAGLMVSNLIVAAFNLLPGLPLDGGRMLRAVVWKITGRPMSGTIAAAWVGRALAVSVLIGLPLLTQSGALGETQDNIGGMDTVTDALLAAILAAIIWTGAGNSLRMARLREHLPELRARSLTRRAVPVETSTPLSEALRRANAAGARALVVVDANGEPVSLVREAAIVGVPEHRRPWVAVSGLAQDITDGMRVSAELAGEPLLDVLRATPATEYLVVEDSGEIYGVLSAADVERAFVKAMARPS
- a CDS encoding PD-(D/E)XK nuclease family protein yields the protein METSTEGAVPPEPTAAVTAVPPASLSPSRASDFMQCPLLYRFRVIDKLPEKPSEAATRGTLVHAVLERLFDSPATERTAPRAKSLIPGQWDRLRETRPEVVELFADDPEGERLARWLGEAEQLVERWFSLEDPTRLEPAERELFIEARLDSGLKLRGIIDRVDVAPTGEVRIVDYKTGKAPRPEYAEGALFQMKFYALVVWRLKQVVPRRLQLVYLGSGDVLTYDPAIEDLERVERKLLALWEAIRQATETGDWRPRPTKLCGWCDHQAVCPEFGGTPPPYPLPVRAPESGGTEQGRMGPD